Proteins co-encoded in one Streptococcus pyogenes genomic window:
- a CDS encoding cryptochrome/photolyase family protein, translated as MVSVMWFRRDLRIDDQKALAHAIASQSPTLCVFQFNKEQLNLLHSRNQSSFITSVLAFRKLLKCEGIDLYLMYGDLMTCFEQLLTQLKDWTDVYFNYDESGYGRLRDQKAAQFFKKNGIAVHTYQDHYLHGSQEIINQSGQPYKVFTPYYRIWQNYPKETPIKVELSQGRWLNLETPDDVLRTVESFKDEKYQDVATFDEASKQLNRFIQDQLAAYHANRDFPAQLGTSRLSPFLRIGAIGIRTVYHAVRQAPNSLGQATFLKELAWRDFYNMVYVAYPDQKTQPIQKAFSQIEWVNNPDWFQLWKEGKTGYPIVDAAMLQLQKTGWMHNRLRMIVASFLTKDLLCDWRLGEQYFQQQLIDYDAASNIGGWQWAASTGTDAVPYFRIFNPVTQGKRFDPKGEFIKAYLPQLEHVPEKYLHEPWKMPKNLQESVSCIIGTDYPQPIVDHAKQREQAIAKYEWAKEKAKIE; from the coding sequence ATGGTTTCAGTGATGTGGTTTCGTAGAGATTTAAGGATTGATGATCAAAAAGCTTTAGCTCATGCTATTGCTAGTCAATCACCAACCTTATGTGTGTTTCAATTTAACAAGGAGCAATTAAATCTGCTACATAGTCGGAATCAATCTAGTTTTATTACTAGCGTTTTGGCTTTTAGAAAGTTATTAAAATGTGAAGGTATTGACTTATATCTAATGTATGGAGACTTAATGACCTGTTTTGAGCAATTATTGACACAATTAAAAGACTGGACAGATGTGTATTTTAACTATGATGAATCTGGATATGGTCGTTTACGTGATCAAAAAGCAGCACAATTTTTCAAAAAAAATGGGATTGCTGTTCATACCTACCAAGATCACTATTTACATGGTAGTCAAGAGATCATTAACCAATCAGGTCAGCCTTATAAAGTTTTTACGCCCTACTATAGGATTTGGCAAAATTATCCGAAAGAGACTCCTATTAAAGTAGAACTATCGCAAGGCAGGTGGTTAAATCTTGAGACACCAGATGATGTTTTAAGGACTGTTGAGAGTTTTAAAGATGAAAAATATCAGGATGTTGCAACTTTTGATGAAGCGTCAAAACAACTAAATCGATTTATTCAAGACCAATTAGCAGCTTATCACGCTAATCGAGATTTTCCAGCGCAGCTAGGGACGAGTCGGTTGTCTCCTTTTTTAAGAATAGGAGCTATTGGCATTCGCACGGTATATCACGCTGTGCGTCAAGCACCAAATAGTCTAGGGCAAGCTACTTTTTTAAAAGAATTAGCTTGGAGAGACTTTTACAATATGGTCTATGTGGCTTATCCTGATCAGAAAACTCAGCCTATCCAAAAAGCCTTTTCTCAAATCGAATGGGTTAATAATCCTGACTGGTTTCAGTTGTGGAAAGAAGGTAAAACGGGTTACCCTATTGTCGATGCTGCAATGCTTCAGTTACAAAAGACAGGATGGATGCATAATCGTTTACGAATGATAGTAGCTTCTTTTTTAACTAAAGATCTTTTATGTGATTGGCGTTTAGGAGAGCAGTATTTTCAACAACAACTAATTGATTATGATGCTGCCAGTAATATCGGAGGATGGCAGTGGGCTGCTTCCACTGGAACAGATGCTGTTCCTTATTTTAGAATATTTAATCCTGTTACTCAAGGTAAGCGCTTTGATCCTAAAGGCGAGTTTATTAAAGCGTATTTGCCTCAACTAGAACACGTTCCAGAGAAGTATCTCCACGAACCGTGGAAGATGCCAAAAAACCTTCAAGAGAGTGTGTCCTGTATTATTGGCACAGACTATCCTCAACCAATTGTCGATCATGCTAAACAACGTGAACAAGCTATTGCAAAGTATGAGTGGGCAAAAGAAAAAGCAAAAATAGAATGA